A part of Prevotella melaninogenica genomic DNA contains:
- a CDS encoding pyridoxal phosphate-dependent aminotransferase has protein sequence MPEISVRGLEMPESPIRKLAPLAVEAKKRGTKVYHLNIGQPDLPTPQCGLDALKKIDRKLLEYSPSQGFLSYREKLCNFYEKFNINVTPDDIIITSGGSEAVLYSFMACLNPGDEIIVPEPAYANYMAFAISAGAKIKTIATSIEEGFALPKVEKFEELINEKTRAIMICNPNNPTGYLYTRREMNQIRDLVKKYDLYLFSDEVYREYIYTGSPYISAMHLQGIENNTVLIDSVSKRYSECGIRIGALITKNEEIRKAVMKFCQARLSPPLIGQIVAEASLDAPASYYRDVYDEYVERRKCLIDGLNRIPGVYSPIPMGAFYTVAKLPVDDSDKFCRWCLEEFSYEGETVMMAPASGFYTTPGAGRNQVRIAYVLKREDLQRALIVLQKALEVYPGRVEEE, from the coding sequence ATGCCAGAAATATCAGTTCGTGGACTTGAAATGCCAGAGTCACCTATCAGAAAATTGGCTCCACTTGCTGTTGAAGCAAAGAAACGTGGTACTAAAGTTTACCACTTGAATATCGGTCAACCTGATCTTCCAACACCGCAATGTGGATTGGACGCACTGAAAAAGATTGATCGTAAACTTTTAGAGTACTCACCATCTCAAGGCTTTCTTTCTTATAGAGAAAAACTCTGTAACTTTTATGAGAAGTTTAACATAAACGTTACTCCAGATGACATCATCATTACTTCTGGTGGCTCTGAAGCTGTGCTGTATTCCTTTATGGCATGTCTGAATCCTGGAGATGAAATCATCGTCCCAGAACCTGCATACGCTAACTATATGGCATTTGCGATATCAGCAGGTGCGAAGATTAAGACGATAGCAACCTCTATAGAGGAGGGTTTTGCACTGCCTAAGGTTGAAAAGTTTGAAGAGCTTATCAATGAGAAGACTCGTGCCATTATGATATGTAATCCAAACAATCCTACGGGTTATCTGTATACAAGAAGAGAGATGAATCAGATTCGCGACCTTGTCAAGAAGTACGACCTCTACCTCTTTTCGGATGAGGTTTATCGTGAGTATATCTATACTGGCTCGCCTTATATCTCAGCAATGCACTTGCAGGGAATTGAGAATAACACCGTACTTATTGACTCAGTATCAAAGCGTTATAGCGAGTGTGGTATTCGTATTGGTGCACTGATTACGAAGAATGAGGAGATACGTAAGGCTGTGATGAAGTTCTGTCAGGCTCGTCTCTCTCCCCCACTGATTGGTCAGATTGTAGCCGAAGCAAGTCTTGATGCCCCAGCATCTTACTATCGCGATGTCTACGATGAGTATGTGGAGCGTCGTAAATGTCTCATTGATGGATTGAACCGTATCCCAGGTGTCTACTCTCCAATCCCTATGGGAGCCTTTTATACTGTAGCTAAGCTTCCTGTTGACGATTCTGACAAGTTCTGTCGCTGGTGCTTGGAAGAGTTCAGCTATGAAGGCGAAACAGTTATGATGGCACCAGCCAGTGGTTTCTACACAACACCTGGTGCTGGTCGTAATCAAGTTCGCATCGCTTACGTACTCAAACGTGAAGATTTGCAACGTGCTCTGATAGTTCTTCAAAAGGCTTTGGAGGTTTATCCGGGACGTGTTGAAGAAGAATAA